The proteins below are encoded in one region of Brassica napus cultivar Da-Ae chromosome A6, Da-Ae, whole genome shotgun sequence:
- the LOC106352348 gene encoding putative per-hexamer repeat protein 5 yields MARISSAVCLLLLVALSTVYEVQGTFLLRHFLRKIPRRSRGLRPFACKGMLKFVNLLEFKSPLKPEYKNLFGNLRSYVGAISSGSNVDLKGKAEGVQSALSALGGSSGSSVDTSKVMDVLMTMGKTLTSQTSSSSTEMTSGQRQLLLTSLVQWARVIGQVVVSSASKSGKSIDIKSLGIDGIDDNVATGGSTSTSTTGSSNTKTGSSTSGNFMTGTTGTGTVPGTGTVPGTVPIAGTVPVPGTGTVPGTGTLPGTGTVPVAGTGPGIGMAGGPASSTEGGSSFGRSFSGKTGSTNYAGSVNYQSGHKSSRQSTTSNSGSPGGTVSPGGTVSPGSF; encoded by the exons atggcAAGAATTTCGTCGGCGGTATGTCTATTGTTACTAGTAGCACTAAGTACGGTCTATGAAGTGCAAGGGACGTTTTTATTAAGGCACTTCCTGAGAAAAATTCCCAGAAGATCCAGGGGGCTTAGGCCGTTCGCTTGCAAGGGTATGCTGAAGTTTGTGAACCTGTTGGAGTTTAAGTCCCCATTGAAGCCTGAGTACAAGAACTTATTTGGAAATTTAAGGTCTTACGTGGGCGCAATAAGTTCGGGGTCGAATGTTGACTTGAAAGGGAAAGCTGAGGGCGTCCAAAGTGCTCTGTCTGCACTGGGTGGTAGCAGCGGATCGTCg GTGGACACCAGCAAGGTTATGGATGTGTTAATGACGATGGGAAAGACTTTGACCTCACAAACGAGTAGCAGTTCAACGGAAATGACAAGCGGACAAAGACAATTGTTGCTCACGTCTCTTGTGCAATGGGCACGAGTGATTGGTCAAGTTGTTGTCAGTTCCGCATCGAAGAGTGGAAAATCTATTGACATAAAATCCCTAGGAATCGATGGCATTGATGACAATGTGGCCACCGGAGGTTCAACTTCTACCTCAACTACTGGAAGCTCTAACACCAAAACTGGAAGTTCTACCAGTGGAAACTTCATGACCGGAACCACTGGCACGGGCACTGTCCCTGGCACTGGCACTGTCCCTGGCACTGTCCCTATCGCTGGCACTGTCCCTGTCCCTGGCACGGGCACTGTCCCTGGCACTGGCACTCTCCCTGGCACGGGTACTGTCCCTGTCGCTGGCACTGGCCCTGGAATTGGCATGGCTGGTGGGCCTGCGTCTTCAACGGAAGGAGGAAGCTCTTTTGGTAGATCATTTTCAGGTAAAACAGGATCAACTAATTATGCAGGTTCTGTCAACTATCAATCAGGCCACAAGTCTTCCCGTCAAAGTACCACAAGCAACTCGGGATCCCCAGGCGGCACGGTATCCCCAGGCGGCACGGTATCCCCAGGCAGCTTCTAG